A section of the Phoenix dactylifera cultivar Barhee BC4 unplaced genomic scaffold, palm_55x_up_171113_PBpolish2nd_filt_p 000609F, whole genome shotgun sequence genome encodes:
- the LOC120106714 gene encoding heparan-alpha-glucosaminide N-acetyltransferase-like: MATGQDLLRRSHPAADEDPDRLLAAAGEAEKPRRAKCVASLDIFRGLTVAMMILVDGAGGEWPVIGHAPWNGCNLADFVMPFFLFIVGMAIPLSLKRIPNRLLAVRRVVVRTLKLLFWGIILQGGEEREMLKRVGPLKGWFGDGVSKVTSYIKGKGQKDVKDIVENYARLPDRVEGKKEMSRSDKSKKVEDFRIYR, encoded by the exons ATGGCCACCGGCCAAGATCTCCTCCGTCGATCCCACCCCGCCGCTGACGAGGACCCCGACCGCCTCCTCGCCGCCGCCGGCGAGGCCGAGAAGCCCCGCCGGGCGAAGTGCGTCGCCTCGCTCGACATTTTCCGAGGCCTCACCGTCGCG ATGATGATCTTGGTGGACGGAGCGGGGGGCGAGTGGCCGGTGATCGGACATGCACCGTGGAATGGCTGCAACCTCGCCGATTTCGTGATGCCCTTCTTTCTCTTCATTGTGGGGATGGCCATTCCCCTCTCTCTCAAG AGGATACCGAACCGACTTCTCGCTgtgaggagagtggtggtcaggacGCTCAAGCTGCTGTTTTGGGGCATCATCTTGCAAGGTGG agaggagagggagatgtTGAAGAGAGTGGGGCCATTGAAGGGCTGGTTTGGTGATGGGGTAAGCAAGGTGACGAGCTATATTAAAGGAAAGGGGCAGAAGGATGTCAAGGACATTGTAGAGAACTATGCAAGGCTTCCAGATAGGGtagaagggaagaaggagatGTCTAGATCAGACAAGTCCAAGAAGGTGGAGGACTTCAGGATATATCGGTGA
- the LOC103720247 gene encoding endochitinase A-like: MDSANSGSIQSSSGGDEEYDSRADSISALFYPTSSSSSAAAAAAAAASLPPPPPSSSSSSSHHPNPSSFFDSFSFLDSSPLLPLDSSSSPWPPRPLRPSPVPTPDFPHLNSSLPRGPPIVQSSVQQPPENSTAIAAPPRSSKKRSRASRRAPTTVLTTDTSNFRAMVQEFTGIPSPPFGAAASPFSRSRFDLFHSSSSPSSLAPPYLLRPFPQKPPALASPNPSSSATTITAIIDALASTTNTISNAKASATIPITSAPASMANSTPTNNNYQLPSPDPGLASQNQSLFNLQSQGPVINFQSLLTQKYTLPTASPAFATRPQAVIPSPEFGSRELGLPPGLIRSEGVQSGWAGASGPDGGEQARLRPVVGGNDNGAQQRVSSCKFNYSGPGSSELNGEKGSEGVAARGEGMVDSWICSSD; encoded by the coding sequence ATGGATTCCGCAAACAGCGGCAGCATCCAGTCCTCCAGCGGCGGCGACGAGGAGTACGACTCCCGTGCCGACTCCATCTCCGCCCTCTTCTACCCCacctcctcctcgtcctccgccgccgccgccgccgcagctGCCGCCTCCCTCCCAcctcctcccccttcctcctcctcctcctcgtcccaCCACCCTaacccctcctccttcttcgactccttctccttcctcgactcctcccctctcctccccctcgactcctcctcctccccctggcCTCCACGCCCCCTCCGCCCCTCCCCCGTTCCCACCCCCGACTTCCCCCATCTCAACTCCTCCCTTCCTCGCGGTCCACCAATCGTTCAATCTTCGGTGCAGCAGCCGCCCGAGAATTCCACCGCCATCGCCGCACCGCCGCGGAGCTCCAAGAAGCGCTCCCGCGCCTCGCGCCGTGCCCCGACCACCGTCCTCACCACCGACACCTCCAACTTCCGTGCCATGGTCCAAGAATTCACCGGCATCCCGTCCCCTCCCTTCGGCGCCGccgcctcccccttctcccgctcCCGCTTCGATCTCTTCCATTCCTCctcctcgccctcctcccttGCCCCTCCTTACCTCCTCCGCCCTTTCCCCCAGAAACCCCCCGCCTTAGCTTCTCCCAACCCTTCATCATCTGCTACCACCATTACTGCTATAATCGATGCTCTTGCTTCTACTACTAATACCATTTCTAATGCCAAGGCCAGCGCTACCATTCCCATAACTAGCGCTCCTGCTAGTATGGCTAATTCTACTCCAACTAATAATAACTACCAACTGCCTTCGCCTGATCCTGGCCTTGCCAGCCAAAACCAGTCTCTCTTCAACCTTCAAAGCCAAGGCCCCGTCATCAACTTCCAATCCCTCCTCACCCAGAAGTACACTCTCCCCACCGCGTCACCGGCCTTCGCCACGAGGCCGCAGGCCGTTATTCCATCGCCGGAGTTCGGTTCGAGAGAGCTTGGACTCCCGCCGGGGCTTATCAGGTCGGAGGGCGTGCAGTCGGGCTGGGCTGGTGCGTCGGGGCCGGATGGCGGTGAGCAAGCTCGACTGAGGCCGGTGGTCGGAGGGAACGATAATGGCGCGCAGCAAAGGGTGAGCAGCTGCAAGTTCAACTACTCTGGGCCAGGTTCGTCGGAGCTCAATGGGGAGAAGGGGTCGGAGGGCGTGGCGGCGCGGGGCGAGGGTATGGTGGACTCGTGGATTTGTTCTTCTGATTAG